From one Paenibacillus sp. FSL K6-1330 genomic stretch:
- the topA gene encoding type I DNA topoisomerase produces the protein MADSLVIVESPAKAKTIGKYLGSKYIVKASMGHVRDLPKSQIGVEVENDFNPKYITIRGKGSVLKELKDASKKVKKVYLAADPDREGEAIAWHLAHALELDDTQSLRVVFNEITKTAVKDAFKTPRKINMDLVNAQQARRILDRLVGYKISPILWKKVKKGLSAGRVQSVAVKIILDRENEISAFVPEEYWTITAKLAIKGSAFEAKFTQLNGAKKELTNEQEVNEILEAIRDASFQVGEVKERERQRHPSPPFTTSSLQQEAARKLGFRAAKTMSVAQQLYEGVELGKEGTVGLITYMRTDSTRISGTAQEEAKEYITEKYGDPFVPESPRQYSKKAANAQDAHEAIRPTSVLRDPESVKSFMSRDQLRLYKLVWERFVASQMSSAVLDTLSVDITAGKTVFRATGSKVRFPGFMKVYVEGNDDGTTEEDKYLPELHSGDILEKQDIEPKQHFTQPPPRYTEARLVRTLEELGIGRPSTYAPTLETIQKRGYVAIEEKKFMPTELGELVIEQMEQFFPEILNVEFTANMEEDLDHVEEGSEDWVKVLAEFYESFEKRLEVAEEEMKEIEIEDEVSDEICEKCGKPLVYKLGRFGKFLACSGFPDCRNTKPIVKDIGVACPKCKEGHVVERRSKKGRVFFGCDRYPECDFVSWDKPSTKPCPNCSSLMVEKKSKQGIKLQCTSCDYSEMVEEQDDAADL, from the coding sequence GTGGCGGATTCACTCGTCATCGTAGAGTCGCCTGCTAAGGCGAAAACGATTGGCAAATATCTCGGCAGCAAGTATATCGTGAAGGCTTCGATGGGTCATGTTCGCGATTTGCCGAAGAGCCAGATCGGGGTTGAAGTGGAAAACGACTTCAATCCGAAATACATTACGATCCGCGGAAAAGGTTCTGTCTTAAAGGAACTTAAGGATGCTAGCAAAAAGGTGAAAAAAGTGTACCTCGCAGCTGACCCCGATCGCGAAGGGGAAGCCATTGCATGGCATCTTGCGCATGCATTGGAGCTGGATGATACTCAAAGCCTGCGGGTTGTATTTAATGAAATAACGAAAACGGCCGTGAAGGACGCCTTCAAGACGCCGCGCAAAATTAACATGGATTTGGTTAACGCGCAGCAGGCAAGACGTATCCTCGACCGTTTGGTTGGTTATAAGATCAGCCCTATTCTATGGAAGAAAGTAAAAAAGGGACTCTCTGCCGGCCGCGTTCAATCCGTAGCCGTCAAAATCATTCTCGACCGTGAGAATGAGATAAGCGCTTTCGTTCCGGAAGAATATTGGACCATTACGGCTAAGCTGGCCATTAAAGGATCCGCATTCGAAGCCAAATTCACCCAGCTTAACGGCGCGAAGAAGGAGCTGACCAATGAACAGGAAGTCAATGAAATTCTCGAAGCGATTCGGGATGCTTCCTTCCAAGTCGGCGAAGTAAAAGAACGCGAACGTCAGCGCCACCCGTCTCCACCGTTTACGACGAGTTCCTTGCAGCAGGAAGCTGCACGTAAACTTGGTTTCCGGGCTGCCAAGACCATGTCCGTTGCCCAGCAGTTATACGAGGGCGTCGAGCTTGGCAAGGAAGGCACCGTCGGTTTGATTACCTATATGCGTACGGATTCCACGCGCATTTCAGGCACGGCTCAAGAAGAAGCGAAAGAATACATCACCGAGAAGTATGGTGATCCGTTCGTTCCGGAGAGCCCGAGACAATACTCGAAAAAAGCGGCCAACGCTCAGGACGCGCATGAAGCGATTCGACCTACATCGGTGCTGCGGGATCCTGAATCCGTGAAGTCGTTCATGAGTCGTGATCAGCTTCGCCTGTATAAACTGGTTTGGGAGCGATTTGTGGCGAGTCAGATGTCATCTGCTGTGCTGGATACGCTTTCTGTGGATATTACCGCGGGCAAGACCGTTTTCCGCGCAACGGGTTCGAAGGTTCGTTTCCCTGGTTTCATGAAGGTCTACGTTGAAGGCAACGACGACGGGACGACAGAGGAAGATAAATACCTGCCAGAGCTTCATAGTGGCGACATTCTGGAGAAGCAGGATATTGAGCCGAAACAGCACTTCACTCAGCCGCCTCCGCGTTATACAGAAGCACGTCTTGTCCGAACGCTGGAGGAGCTTGGTATAGGGCGTCCTAGTACGTATGCCCCGACGCTGGAAACGATCCAGAAGAGAGGCTACGTTGCCATCGAAGAGAAAAAATTCATGCCAACCGAGCTCGGTGAACTTGTCATCGAACAGATGGAGCAGTTCTTCCCGGAAATTCTCAATGTGGAGTTTACGGCGAACATGGAAGAAGACCTCGACCATGTGGAGGAGGGCTCCGAAGATTGGGTCAAAGTATTGGCAGAGTTCTATGAATCCTTTGAAAAGCGGCTTGAAGTAGCAGAGGAAGAAATGAAGGAAATCGAAATCGAAGATGAGGTTTCCGATGAGATCTGCGAAAAATGCGGTAAGCCATTGGTGTATAAGCTGGGCAGGTTTGGTAAGTTTCTTGCATGCTCAGGCTTCCCGGATTGCCGGAATACCAAGCCGATCGTGAAAGATATCGGCGTGGCGTGCCCGAAATGCAAGGAAGGTCATGTCGTGGAACGCCGGAGCAAGAAGGGGCGCGTCTTCTTTGGGTGTGATCGTTATCCCGAATGTGATTTTGTATCATGGGATAAACCGTCAACGAAGCCATGTCCGAATTGCAGTAGTTTGATGGTAGAGAAGAAAAGCAAGCAAGGCATCAAGCTTCAATGTACTTCTTGTGATTATTCCGAAATGGTCGAGGAACAGGACGATGCAGCAGATTTGTAA
- the dprA gene encoding DNA-processing protein DprA codes for MKLDSLLLIALHESEGIGWKTINRIILNGELHQGLLSYDANDWRACGLSVEKANKLAKDFSSVVERKQIDLSSADDVGFGQHEAGVWNLTNRSKIRTITALDDIYPDMLKSSPQAPWVLYCIGDPHLLSRPGIAMVGTRMPTAYGRKIATMLSEELAGAGFMVVSGMARGIDSVVHDTALRSGGPTVAVLGAGIDVIYPPENRSLYEEIAAKGLIISEYPPGTKVLPGFFPQRNRIIAGLTLGTVVVEADARSGSLITADLALEAGRDVFSVPGPLTSPKSRGTLDLIKQGAKMVTQASDIIEEYDSWLPKVASDTYNKERRAPRQEYPDELAGLTNDERQIYHMLEQGPGSLDEMIERTRWDFGHLHSVLLSLIIKKQITQLPGAIYKII; via the coding sequence ATGAAGCTGGATAGCTTACTGCTCATCGCATTGCATGAAAGCGAAGGTATCGGATGGAAGACCATTAATCGAATCATATTGAACGGTGAACTGCATCAGGGGCTGCTGTCATATGATGCAAATGATTGGAGAGCCTGTGGTTTATCTGTCGAAAAAGCGAATAAACTGGCCAAAGATTTTTCTTCCGTTGTCGAAAGAAAGCAGATTGATCTTTCGAGTGCGGATGATGTCGGGTTTGGACAACATGAAGCCGGGGTATGGAATTTGACAAACCGTTCAAAAATACGTACTATAACAGCCCTCGATGATATCTACCCGGACATGTTAAAATCTTCACCACAGGCACCCTGGGTATTGTATTGCATAGGCGATCCTCATCTGCTGTCGAGGCCGGGGATTGCGATGGTAGGTACAAGAATGCCTACTGCATATGGGCGCAAGATTGCAACGATGCTATCCGAGGAGTTGGCAGGGGCAGGGTTCATGGTTGTCAGCGGCATGGCCAGAGGCATTGATAGCGTAGTCCATGATACGGCTTTGCGAAGCGGGGGACCGACAGTAGCGGTTCTCGGAGCCGGCATTGACGTGATATATCCACCGGAGAACCGATCGCTGTATGAAGAAATCGCGGCAAAGGGACTTATCATTTCCGAATACCCGCCTGGCACCAAGGTGCTCCCGGGATTCTTCCCGCAGCGAAACCGGATTATTGCGGGACTCACGCTAGGTACCGTGGTGGTAGAGGCGGATGCCCGCAGCGGATCGTTGATTACGGCGGATTTAGCCCTGGAGGCAGGAAGGGACGTGTTCTCCGTTCCGGGACCTCTCACTTCACCCAAGAGTAGAGGGACCTTGGATTTGATCAAGCAAGGGGCCAAGATGGTCACGCAAGCTAGTGATATAATAGAAGAATATGATTCCTGGTTGCCAAAAGTGGCTTCGGATACATACAATAAGGAGCGGCGGGCCCCTCGTCAGGAGTATCCGGATGAACTAGCCGGGTTGACAAATGACGAACGACAAATATACCATATGCTCGAACAGGGTCCCGGGTCGCTGGATGAGATGATCGAGCGCACCCGGTGGGATTTTGGACATTTGCATTCAGTTCTGTTATCTTTAATCATAAAAAAGCAGATTACCCAATTACCCGGTGCTATATATAAGATCATTTAA
- the sucD gene encoding succinate--CoA ligase subunit alpha, which yields MSILIDKNTKVITQGITGKTALFHAKGALDYGTQMVGGTSPGKGGTEVEITLENGETVKLPVYNTVEEAKAKTGATASVIYVPPAFAADSILEAVDAEMDLVICITEGIPVLDMVKVSRYMEGKKTRLIGPNCPGVITPGECKIGIMPGYIHTPGHVGVVSRSGTLTYEAVHQLTARGIGQSSAVGIGGDPVKGTEFIDVLRLFNEDPNTKAVIMIGEIGGTAEEEAAEWIKANMTKPVVGFIGGATAPPGKRMGHAGAIISGGKGTAKEKISVLEACGIKVAPTPAEMGSTLVSVLEEKGLLESCTTH from the coding sequence GTGAGTATTTTGATCGATAAAAATACAAAAGTTATCACGCAAGGGATTACAGGTAAAACAGCCCTTTTCCATGCAAAAGGGGCCCTGGATTACGGTACACAGATGGTCGGGGGAACTTCACCCGGCAAAGGTGGAACCGAAGTTGAAATTACGCTTGAGAACGGCGAAACCGTCAAATTGCCGGTTTACAACACCGTTGAGGAAGCCAAAGCCAAAACAGGCGCAACCGCTAGCGTAATTTATGTGCCTCCGGCTTTTGCAGCCGATTCCATTCTGGAAGCTGTTGATGCCGAGATGGATCTGGTTATTTGTATTACGGAAGGCATTCCGGTGCTGGATATGGTAAAAGTATCCCGCTATATGGAAGGCAAGAAAACTCGTCTGATCGGTCCTAACTGTCCTGGTGTCATTACACCGGGTGAATGCAAAATCGGCATCATGCCTGGCTACATCCATACGCCAGGACACGTCGGCGTTGTATCGCGCAGTGGTACCCTGACATATGAAGCCGTTCATCAGCTGACAGCTCGCGGCATCGGACAATCCTCCGCCGTAGGGATTGGCGGCGACCCGGTTAAAGGGACGGAGTTTATCGATGTATTGAGACTCTTTAATGAAGATCCTAACACCAAAGCGGTTATTATGATCGGTGAGATCGGCGGTACCGCAGAGGAAGAAGCGGCTGAATGGATCAAAGCGAACATGACTAAACCAGTGGTAGGCTTCATTGGCGGCGCGACGGCGCCTCCAGGAAAACGTATGGGCCACGCAGGCGCGATTATTTCTGGCGGCAAAGGAACAGCCAAGGAGAAAATCTCTGTACTTGAAGCTTGCGGTATCAAGGTAGCTCCTACACCTGCTGAAATGGGCTCAACCCTGGTTAGCGTGCTTGAGGAGAAAGGTCTTTTGGAGTCTTGCACGACTCACTAG
- the sucC gene encoding ADP-forming succinate--CoA ligase subunit beta codes for MNIHEYQGKQVLKQYGVAVPNGKVAFTVEEAVEAAQSLGSPVTVVKAQIHAGGRGKAGGVKVAKNLDEVRAYAEEILGKVLVTHQTGPEGKEVKRLLIEEGCDIRKEYYIGVVVDRATGRVVLMASEEGGTEIEEVAAATPEKIFKEVVDPAIGLQTFQARKLAYSINIPNELVGKAVQFMLALYKAFVEKDCSIAEINPLVVTGDGNVMALDAKLNFDSNALFRHKDILELRDLDEEDEKEIEASKYDLSYIALDGNIGCMVNGAGLAMATMDIIKYYGGDPANFLDVGGGATTEKVTEAFKIILSDPQVKGIFVNIFGGIMRCDVIATGVVEAAKQLGLTRPLVVRLEGTNVDLGKQILAESGLNIVPADSMADGAQKIVSLVQ; via the coding sequence ATGAATATCCATGAATATCAAGGAAAACAAGTACTGAAGCAATATGGAGTAGCTGTTCCGAACGGCAAGGTAGCGTTTACGGTAGAAGAAGCAGTTGAAGCTGCACAATCTTTGGGCAGTCCCGTAACCGTTGTCAAAGCACAGATTCACGCAGGCGGTCGGGGTAAAGCCGGCGGCGTTAAAGTGGCGAAGAACCTGGATGAGGTTCGTGCTTATGCTGAAGAAATTCTGGGCAAGGTGTTGGTGACTCACCAAACAGGTCCGGAAGGCAAGGAAGTCAAGCGTCTCCTCATTGAAGAGGGCTGCGATATTCGCAAAGAGTATTATATCGGTGTGGTCGTTGACCGTGCTACCGGTCGTGTCGTTTTGATGGCGTCCGAAGAAGGCGGTACCGAGATTGAAGAAGTTGCAGCAGCAACTCCTGAGAAGATTTTTAAAGAGGTTGTAGATCCAGCGATCGGACTTCAAACATTCCAAGCGCGGAAATTAGCGTATTCCATTAATATTCCGAATGAACTGGTAGGTAAAGCCGTTCAGTTCATGCTGGCCTTGTATAAGGCATTTGTAGAGAAGGATTGCTCTATCGCTGAAATCAATCCGCTAGTCGTAACTGGTGACGGAAACGTCATGGCTCTCGATGCCAAACTCAATTTCGATTCCAATGCGTTGTTCCGTCATAAAGACATCCTTGAGCTGCGCGACCTGGACGAAGAAGATGAGAAGGAAATCGAAGCATCCAAATACGATTTGAGTTACATAGCTCTCGATGGCAACATCGGCTGTATGGTTAACGGCGCAGGTCTTGCCATGGCTACGATGGACATCATCAAGTATTATGGCGGCGACCCTGCTAACTTCCTTGATGTTGGGGGCGGTGCAACAACGGAGAAGGTAACGGAAGCCTTCAAGATTATTTTGTCCGATCCTCAAGTAAAAGGAATTTTTGTCAACATTTTCGGCGGTATTATGCGTTGCGACGTTATCGCTACCGGTGTTGTCGAAGCTGCAAAACAGCTGGGCTTAACTCGTCCGCTTGTTGTACGCTTGGAAGGAACGAACGTAGACCTCGGCAAGCAGATTCTGGCTGAGTCCGGTCTTAATATCGTACCTGCTGATTCCATGGCCGACGGAGCACAGAAGATCGTCTCCCTCGTTCAGTAA